The Deltaproteobacteria bacterium genome window below encodes:
- a CDS encoding glycoside hydrolase family 130 protein, which produces MKKTKRSVNVERRKEKFTSQPTRVIAKFYLPGGEKRTRHIIARVLFLSEEEVHANLEEVIAGFTARHKELRKIFRRNFDEVERYIPADIEISEERRILIGAYFTHEYSIQAVAFFNPSIVDHPNQQRLPEGERRVILSFRSTGEGHISSIEFRSGILDKKNELRFDKVSRYVETPEVIKNPTYDNPTFRYKLEDMEALNEVSAHILDRLPGRFSFYDLNGSIQHELDSHHEPYPLLHDTVDKILWLARSNYELKFRKDRRISEKVIFPVSENESRGIEDARFVRFVYETGEVKYYATYTAYNGFNILPMLLETEDFVTFRIKTLNGRAVQNKGMALFPRKVKGRYMMISRQDGENMFIMSSDNIHFWHEATLLGEPTYPWEFIQIGNCGSPLETEAGWILLTHGVGAMRKYCIGAFLLDFDDPSKVIGHLPEPLLLPTEDEREGYVPNVLYTCGAIIHNDELVIPYSMSDSASGIAVIPVRELLSKFSA; this is translated from the coding sequence ATGAAAAAAACGAAAAGATCAGTCAATGTAGAAAGGCGTAAGGAAAAATTTACCTCTCAGCCAACAAGGGTTATCGCCAAATTTTATCTTCCGGGAGGAGAGAAGCGAACCAGGCATATTATAGCGCGTGTCTTATTCCTTTCTGAAGAAGAAGTTCATGCTAACCTGGAAGAGGTCATTGCCGGCTTTACTGCCCGGCACAAAGAGTTAAGGAAGATTTTCAGACGAAATTTCGATGAGGTAGAAAGATACATCCCTGCCGACATTGAAATATCAGAGGAGAGGCGTATTCTCATCGGGGCTTATTTTACTCATGAATACTCAATACAGGCGGTTGCCTTTTTTAACCCTTCCATCGTAGACCATCCCAATCAGCAGCGTTTGCCGGAAGGGGAGAGAAGAGTCATACTCAGTTTTCGCTCCACCGGTGAGGGGCATATATCATCTATTGAGTTCAGGAGCGGCATCCTTGATAAAAAGAATGAACTCCGTTTCGATAAGGTAAGCCGTTATGTCGAAACGCCTGAGGTGATAAAGAACCCCACATACGACAACCCTACTTTCCGCTATAAACTGGAAGATATGGAGGCGCTCAATGAGGTTTCCGCGCATATTCTGGACAGGCTCCCGGGCCGCTTTAGTTTTTATGACCTGAACGGGTCGATACAACATGAACTGGATAGTCATCATGAGCCCTATCCCTTGCTTCATGACACTGTGGACAAGATATTATGGCTTGCCAGGTCAAATTATGAACTCAAATTCAGAAAAGACAGGAGGATATCGGAAAAGGTCATATTCCCCGTGTCGGAAAACGAAAGCAGGGGGATTGAAGACGCCAGGTTTGTCCGTTTCGTCTATGAAACAGGTGAAGTAAAGTATTATGCGACCTATACGGCATACAACGGTTTCAATATCCTTCCTATGCTGCTGGAAACGGAAGATTTTGTCACTTTCCGTATCAAGACACTAAACGGCCGGGCTGTTCAGAACAAAGGGATGGCCCTTTTTCCCAGGAAGGTAAAGGGCAGGTATATGATGATCTCCCGCCAGGACGGTGAAAACATGTTCATCATGTCTTCCGACAATATCCATTTCTGGCACGAGGCGACGCTTCTTGGTGAGCCCACATACCCCTGGGAATTTATACAGATAGGGAACTGCGGTTCTCCCCTGGAAACGGAGGCGGGCTGGATACTTCTTACCCACGGTGTCGGCGCTATGCGCAAGTACTGTATAGGAGCCTTCCTGCTCGACTTTGACGATCCCTCGAAAGTTATAGGCCATCTGCCGGAACCGCTTCTTCTCCCCACTGAAGATGAACGGGAGGGCTATGTGCCGAATGTTCTCTATACATGCGGTGCGATAATACATAACGATGAATTGGTTATTCCCTATTCCATGTCTGATTCGGCTTCAGGTATTGCCGTTATTCCCGTCAGGGAACTTCTGTCGAAGTTCAGCGCATAG
- a CDS encoding glycosyltransferase, whose protein sequence is MHIAMLSPVAWRTPPRHYGPWESVVSLLTEGLIARGIDVTLFATGDSVTKGCLHWVCKKGYEEDEHSDPKVMESLHISELFDRAADFDLIHNHFDFLPLTYSGLVKTTVLTTIHGFSSPRILPAYKKYNGKAFYVSISEADRAPGLDYIKTIHHGIDLNEFSFNAEPQGNYLLFFGRIHPDKGAKEAIEIARRTDSKLIMAGIIQDEVYYEREVEPHLNGKDITYVGSVGPEKRDDLLRNAKMLLHPINFDEPFGLSVVEAMACGTPVIAFNRGSMAELIRDGVNGFLVTDLDEAVHAADRLGEIDRAHCRKFVEENFSVERMVDDYIKIYEEIIEKTKGNDRRPWGYYEVFADDSNHKVKRIVVYPGKRLSLQRHRRRSEHWHVIYGEGVVTLDDREIVLKAGESIDIPQGAVHRMENRGTEHMAFVEVQRGDYFGEDDIERLEDDFGRK, encoded by the coding sequence ATGCATATTGCTATGCTTTCACCTGTTGCCTGGCGAACGCCGCCCCGCCATTATGGCCCATGGGAGAGCGTTGTTTCTCTCCTCACAGAGGGACTCATCGCCAGAGGGATAGATGTTACCCTTTTTGCAACGGGAGATTCCGTTACAAAGGGTTGTCTCCATTGGGTCTGTAAAAAAGGCTACGAGGAGGATGAGCATTCAGACCCGAAGGTGATGGAGTCTCTTCACATATCGGAACTCTTTGACAGGGCCGCTGATTTCGATCTCATTCACAATCATTTCGATTTTCTCCCTCTTACCTACAGCGGACTGGTGAAAACGACCGTTCTTACAACGATACACGGTTTTTCCTCTCCCCGCATTTTGCCGGCCTATAAGAAGTATAACGGCAAGGCCTTCTACGTCTCCATAAGCGAGGCCGACAGGGCGCCCGGTCTTGACTATATTAAGACAATACACCACGGTATCGATCTCAATGAATTCTCTTTTAATGCCGAGCCTCAGGGTAATTACCTCCTTTTTTTCGGACGCATTCATCCCGACAAGGGCGCTAAAGAGGCCATAGAGATTGCCCGGCGCACTGACAGCAAACTTATTATGGCCGGTATCATCCAGGATGAGGTCTACTATGAGAGAGAGGTAGAACCCCACCTTAATGGCAAGGACATTACCTACGTGGGCAGCGTTGGTCCTGAAAAGAGGGACGACTTGTTAAGGAACGCCAAAATGCTGCTGCATCCCATCAACTTCGATGAACCTTTCGGCCTTTCCGTTGTTGAGGCCATGGCCTGCGGCACCCCTGTTATTGCTTTTAACAGGGGGAGTATGGCTGAACTTATTAGGGATGGCGTCAACGGTTTTCTCGTTACCGACCTCGATGAGGCCGTCCATGCTGCAGACAGGCTCGGTGAGATCGACCGCGCCCATTGCAGAAAGTTTGTGGAGGAGAATTTTTCCGTCGAGAGGATGGTTGATGATTACATAAAGATCTACGAAGAGATCATTGAAAAGACAAAAGGTAATGATCGCAGGCCTTGGGGGTATTACGAAGTTTTTGCCGACGATTCCAACCACAAGGTAAAGCGTATCGTGGTATATCCCGGCAAGCGGCTCAGTTTGCAAAGGCACAGACGGCGCTCTGAACACTGGCATGTTATCTATGGCGAAGGTGTGGTAACGCTTGATGACCGGGAAATAGTGCTCAAGGCGGGGGAATCCATCGATATTCCGCAAGGAGCCGTCCACAGGATGGAGAACCGGGGGACGGAGCACATGGCCTTCGTTGAGGTGCAGCGGGGCGATTATTTCGGAGAAGATGACATTGAGCGGCTGGAGGATGATTTTGGACGAAAGTAA
- a CDS encoding glycoside hydrolase family 130 protein codes for MEPLVKRYEKNPLLTKQDVPYPVETVHNAGVVKHEGRYMMLFRSHLRNGRSIIGKAHSEDGFSFIVSPEPFITPAVEGLFAEYEECGVEDLRICHMEGEDYLLTYSAYSRHGVRIALARTTDFKSIERIALISQPDMRNVVLFPRKIKGRYVRLDRPHSEISPWSICISYSPDLVHWGDSKVVMKPVTYHWDEMKIGPGATPFATDKGWLHIYHGVFETMAGAVYRLGAALHDIEDPSKIIGVSDDWILQPEDPWEITGYVSNVVFSCGAVPEDDGTLKIYWGGADSVMCAGTARIEDLLEMCTGDRSRAPL; via the coding sequence ATGGAACCTTTGGTAAAGCGCTATGAAAAGAATCCCCTGCTGACGAAGCAGGACGTTCCTTACCCCGTGGAGACCGTTCATAATGCCGGTGTTGTTAAACATGAGGGGCGATACATGATGCTCTTCAGGTCACATTTAAGAAACGGCAGATCCATCATCGGCAAGGCCCATAGCGAAGACGGCTTTTCCTTCATCGTTTCTCCCGAACCCTTCATAACACCTGCTGTTGAGGGCCTATTTGCCGAATATGAAGAATGCGGTGTGGAAGACCTGCGCATTTGCCACATGGAGGGGGAAGACTACCTGCTCACCTACAGCGCCTATTCAAGGCATGGCGTAAGAATCGCCCTGGCAAGGACGACTGATTTCAAGTCTATTGAGCGTATAGCTCTCATCTCCCAGCCCGATATGCGAAACGTTGTCCTTTTTCCGAGGAAAATAAAGGGACGCTATGTGCGCCTCGACCGTCCTCACTCGGAAATATCACCCTGGTCGATTTGCATATCCTATTCTCCCGATCTTGTTCACTGGGGGGACTCGAAGGTGGTCATGAAGCCTGTTACCTATCACTGGGATGAAATGAAGATAGGTCCCGGCGCAACCCCTTTCGCCACAGACAAAGGCTGGCTCCATATTTACCACGGCGTTTTTGAGACCATGGCAGGCGCCGTCTACAGGCTTGGCGCCGCCCTTCACGACATTGAAGACCCTTCAAAGATCATCGGTGTTTCCGATGACTGGATACTTCAGCCTGAAGATCCCTGGGAGATTACAGGCTATGTCTCAAATGTTGTTTTTAGCTGTGGCGCAGTCCCTGAAGATGACGGGACCCTAAAGATATACTGGGGAGGCGCAGATTCCGTCATGTGTGCCGGAACTGCCAGAATTGAAGATCTGCTGGAGATGTGCACAGGCGACAGGTCGAGAGCGCCCTTATAG
- a CDS encoding DUF2249 domain-containing protein, translated as MSDIINSRKIITVDCRELEPPEPMIKVLEAVHHMGDDEAVMMVHRKRPRLLFPRLDELGLKHEIREERENRIKILIWREN; from the coding sequence ATGTCCGACATCATTAATTCAAGAAAAATCATAACTGTCGATTGCAGGGAACTCGAGCCTCCGGAACCTATGATAAAGGTACTGGAGGCTGTTCACCACATGGGAGATGACGAAGCAGTCATGATGGTGCACAGGAAAAGGCCGAGGCTGCTCTTTCCCCGGCTCGATGAACTTGGATTAAAGCATGAAATCAGGGAAGAGCGTGAAAATCGGATCAAAATACTTATCTGGAGAGAAAACTAG